Proteins encoded by one window of Aspergillus chevalieri M1 DNA, chromosome 6, nearly complete sequence:
- a CDS encoding uncharacterized protein (COG:T;~EggNog:ENOG410PKWS;~InterPro:IPR015943,IPR001680,IPR036322;~go_function: GO:0005515 - protein binding [Evidence IEA]), producing MVEEVSDWKPICVASTQGNDNPRSPGSNGERPACENSDYSGSNYFKGAEWSPDGATLLTDSADHHIRTFILPPDLLDERASPHRLSPYSTLPSAEPTYATAIYPFYSLQDPSTTLFLSSIRDHPIKLVSALAPTTMATYSLIHPTTEAFIAPHTIIYPSALGGTHFLTGSDSLICLFDVSRPGSDGPVSWMPTIPSKRKQIVGGGIGMKGIVSAMAVSPVGDGILAAGTFTRQIGLYDSNGSGQLLGTFSVAKAEANREIGGRGVTQLLWSPCGRYLYVSERKSDGVLIYDIRVTGQLLGWLRGRKAFTNQRMKIDVVPSGDSGSHEIWAGGTDGFMRVWRNPTHTVGSRDPDWEWKVHNDSVTSTVLHPMGTVAATCSGQRHYPDDATRDESCSPSNVGIDNTLKVWSMPFLETLSDG from the exons ATGGTTGAGGAAGTGTCTGACTGGAAGCCCATCTGCGTGGCTTCGACGCAGGGCAATGACAACCCCCGAAGTCCCGGTTCTAATGGAGAGAGGCCTGCCTGTGAAAATTCAGACTACTCCGGATCAAACTATTTCAAAGGCGCAGAGTG GTCGCCCGATGGCGCGACTCTGTTGACTGATTCAGCAGACCACCATATCAGAACATTTATTCT ACCGCCGGACCTCTTGGATGAGAGGGCGTCACCACATCGGTTGTCTCCGTATTCTACTTTACCGTCAGCAGAGCCCACATATGCTACCGCTATATACCCCTTTTACTCGCTTCAAGATCCGTCCACTACATTGTTTCTCTCTTCAATCCGGGATCATCCGATCAAACTCGTGTCTGCTCTTGCTCCAACCACGATGGCAACTTATTCCCTGATTCATCCGACCACGGAGGCCTTCATTGCGCCACACACCATCATATACCCTTCTGCCCTTGGAGGAACACATTTTCTCACTGGGTCAGACAGTCTTATTTGCTTGTTTGATGTTTCCAGGCCTGGGAGTGACGGCCCTGTCTCATGGATGCCCACGATTCCTAGCAAACGAAAGCAGATTGTGGGTGGAGGTATCGGTATGAAAGGTATCGTATCAGCGATGGCAGTCAGCCCGGTTGGTGATGGTATACTTGCCGCGGGTACCTTCACGAGGCAGATCGGTCTTTATGATTCCAATGGATCCGGGCAGCTTCTAGGCACTTTCAGCGTTGCCAAGGCGGAGGCTAACCGCGAGATCGGTGGTCGAGGTGTCACGCAGCTTCTCTGGAGCCCTTGTGGAAGATATCTTTACGTCTCTGAACGAAAGAGCGACGGAGTGTTGATTTATGATATCCGAGTAACGGGGCAACTCCTTGGGTGGCTCCGGGGCCGCAAGGCATTCACGAACCAACGCATGAAGATAGATGTCGTACCTTCAGGTGACAGCGGCTCCCATGAAATCTGGGCCGGGGGAACAGATGGATTTATGAGGGTCTGGCGGAACCCGACCCATACGGTTGGTAGTAGAGATCCTGATTGGGAATGGAAGGTTCATAATG ACTCTGTGACCAGTACTGTACTTCATCCTATGGGAACTGTGGCAGCCACATGCTCGGGGCAGAGACACTATCCGGACGATGCAACCCGCGACGAGAGCTGCTCTCCTTCAAACGTGGGGATTGACAATACCTTGAAAGTCTGGTCGATGCCATTTCTTGAAACCCTATCAGATGGCTAG
- a CDS encoding uncharacterized protein (COG:U;~EggNog:ENOG410PQGG;~InterPro:IPR024882,IPR025574;~PFAM:PF13634;~go_component: GO:0005643 - nuclear pore [Evidence IEA];~go_function: GO:0008139 - nuclear localization sequence binding [Evidence IEA];~go_function: GO:0017056 - structural constituent of nuclear pore [Evidence IEA];~go_process: GO:0006913 - nucleocytoplasmic transport [Evidence IEA]) produces MFSAKPSTPSTGLSVNTGSANSLFGNAQSTSTSTPGTTSTSGGLFGNLGSSTTPKPAGGLFGGNTQQQSSGSNMFSGLGGGQQQSSAPSGGLFGSTTATTSQPQSGGLFGGTSGAGSNTTQTGTTGGGLFGNLGGSATQTQAKPPFGGGLGSSTTHGGGLFGGTATQQPQQQQQAQKPTLSLFGNQGATQQPMQQSTATGTVVPGVKVDLSNLLPTTKYESCADEIRKELERFDTFVLNQINMCNEVGDLIPTIANQGSTIPNDVEFVEGKLETMQRALENDAADIDHLRSLVTRDAAEAQVAFRAIDTLKLPLQYQSTGGAGWWSVPDQKQSLRSTRKNTLALPDDVESDPATATSVNGVPVNLVDYFSQRSDEMGIVLDRYTRHMKEIEDHLHGVEVTLNRQIHEFVASRSRDDSAVGASSSALNDLAAVLGDVETGILGVASRLGGVTEQVQETVLGPPTVGDGRLNV; encoded by the exons ATGTTCTCCGCCAAACCCTCGACACCCTCGACTGGCCTGTCTGTCAATACGGGCTCCGCGAATTCTCTGTT TGGCAACGCTCAATCGACATCGACAAGCACGCCCGGTACAACAAGCACATCCGGAGGACTGTTCGGGAATTTGGGTAGTTCGACTACGCCTAAGCCTGCCGGCGGTTTGTTTGGCGGAAACACACAGCAACAATCTTCGGGATCGAATATGTTCTCGGGATTGGGTGGAGGACAACAACAGAGCAGCGCGCCCAGTGGAGGTCTGTTCGGTAGCACCACGGCGACTACATCGCAGCCTCAGTCTGGTGGGCTGTTTGGAGGGACATCAGGGGCCGGGAGCAACACCACCCAGACCGGCACCACCGGCGGAGGATTGTTCGGAAACCTAGGTGGCTCCGCAACACAGACACAGGCCAAGCCTCCTTTCGGTGGAGGTCTTGGGAGCTCGACGACGCATGGTGGTGGACTCTT TGGAGGCACTGCGactcaacaaccacaacagcaacaacaggcCCAGAAGCCTACGCTTTCCTTGTTCGGAAACCAGGGTGCTACGCAACAACCAATGCAACAATCTACTGCAACTGGGACAGTTGTTCCTGGGGTCAAGGTAGACCTCAGCAACCTTCTCCCGACTACCAAATACGAAAGCTGTGCCGATGAGATCCGGAAAGAGCTCGAGCGCTTTGACACATTCGTCCTAAATCAGATTAACATGTGCAACGAGGTTGGGGATCTGATCCCTACCATCGCCAACCAGGGTTCCACAATACCGAACGACGTGGAATTCGTTGAAGGGAAACTCGAAACCATGCAACGGGCACTCGAGAACGACGCAGCTGATATCGACCATCTTCGCAGCTTGGTAACTCGCGATGCAGCGGAGGCCCAGGTTGCGTTCCGCGCCATTGACACCCTCAAATTGCCTTTGCAGTACCAGTCTACAGGAGGTGCTGGGTGGTGGTCTGTTCCGGACCAAAAGCAGTCGCTCCGGTCTACGCGCAAGAACACACTTGCGCTCCCTGACGACGTTGAGAGCGACCCAGCCACCGCTACCTCTGTCAACGGGGTGCCCGTCAACCTGGTCGACTATTTCTCGCAGCGTTCCGATGAAATGGGCATTGTCCTCGACCGGTACACGCGACACATGAAGGAGATTGAAGACCATCTTCACGGAGTCGAGGTCACCCTCAACCGCCAGATCCACGAGTTCGTGGCATCCCGGAGCCGGGACGATTCTGCCGTTGGGGCGTCGAGCTCTGCTCTCAACGATCTCGCGGCGGTACTCGGGGATGTCGAGACGGGTATTCTGGGTGTTGCTAGCAGACTGGGGGGAGTCACTGAACAGGTGCAGGAAACCGTGTTGGGCCCGCCCACCGTGGGCGATGGGAGACTCAACGTATGA
- a CDS encoding uncharacterized protein (COG:S;~EggNog:ENOG410PVGN;~InterPro:IPR021842), producing MRRGGEITGFDQVARPYLLRYTGAKELNSSEELTDALQNVILQHADIRTFVRHYEVNVDVDVQGIIRKTGSQTQFVRFACSLSASIDPNQPYKLSSKESKSLNELPVVRA from the exons ATGCGTCGAGGTGGTGAGATCACAGGCTTTGATCAAGTTGCCAGGCCGTACCTCCTTCGATACACTGGAGCCAAGGAACTCAACAGCAGTG AAGAACTTACCGACGCTCTCCAAAACGTCATCCTACAGCATGCAGATATCCGCACCTTCGTCCGACATTATGAGGTGAATGTCGATGTTGACGTTCAGGGCATTATCCGCAAGACGGGTTCTCAAACGCAGTTTGTGCGGTTTGCGTGCTCGTTGAGTGCTTCGATTGACCCGAATCAACCGTATAAGCTCTCTTCCAAAGAATCCAAGTCTCTCAATGAGCTCCCTGTGGTTCGTGCATGA
- a CDS encoding uncharacterized protein (COG:S;~EggNog:ENOG410PTUJ), whose translation MYDCNELFDDMDVKHQAPVANGEVNIYWENNTVESSQNGAHLAVDGGQSDGSEGSFDDTDYNGSPGATQVIQSVEDGIHSGVPFGEGLKRLEEEAAPHHHPIDYATSSFGGSSNSPRGLFTQTSANLPLYEGNQRFTTTRGHNGHIAIHPVYPHNSAFTAHPHGMGHAYSNERLSSSSDNTNFLIPDKSEITPDPRPSSHPINDEDSNSNGSRNESPAGSTGRRKKPIVIKTNYASATPPDMSARLAVSTSSESSADDGCETDEEDMPYLTFVDPVVPDFVPKMSDLLNVKYSNADQNTIFETAEAANRLTGGGNVPKDNTLPRTQAQRRAFVKAVFNAVKSTEHAEDNPGMIRPFAEGKYSDRRIEVLAWNILHTCVVRHTTGALLAPFEVKKKGTTELATFADRMAKVIECLTTQKTICKHLLDPYYLFQFVDDPVASQKRVLANKNLNKRKGDIMNAGKRIMSKSSIAGSPQSKIDDSFASETPSSFGLPHEMTPSSSQEVNDSEQTITPDGTINEIIMARNFNTASPAARRASLNLGPGGNITPHHMPRNTQQSSPSPAPKSGAAAAHIRRFHERRLSNLAAQRRAQNARTPSHSRNNSIDGSLTTSFYAPEQHHFTVGSTPGRLRSESTSTTASHKRRASEVDDIEEIASPKKRH comes from the exons ATGTACGACTGCAACGAGCTTTTTGACGACATGGACGTGAAGCATCAAGCCCCTGTTGCCAATGGTGAGGTCAATATTTACTGGGAAAACAATACGGTGGAATC CTCCCAGAATGGCGCACATCTGGCTGTTGATGGCGGACAATCAGACGGCAGCGAAGGCAGCTTCGACGACACAGACTATAACGGCTCCCCGGGTGCAACGCAGGTGATTCAGTCTGTGGAGGATGGTATCCACTCTGGCGTGCCTTTTGGTGAGGGCTTGAAACGGCTGGAAGAGGAAGCAGCGCCGCATCATCATCCTATCGATTATGCTACGTCGTCCTTTGGCGGCAGCTCCAATTCTCCACGCGGACTGTTTACTCAAACCTCAGCGAACCTTCCACTCTACGAGGGAAACCAACGCTTCACAACCACACGGGGCCACAATGGTCATATTGCAATTCACCCTGTCTATCCTCACAATTCTGCATTTACAGCTCATCCGCATGGCATGGGACATGCCTATTCCAATGAGCGACTGAGTAGTAGTTCGGATAATACCAA CTTTCTCATCCCTGACAAATCGGAAATCACACCAGATCCTCGCCCCTCTTCTCATCCCATTAATGACGAGGATTCGAATTCCAATGGCTCCCGCAATGAAAGCCCCGCCGGCTCTACCGGTCGTCGCAAGAAACCGATCGTCATCAAAACAAACTACGCATCTGCCACTCCCCCTGATATGAGTGCAAGACTAGCTGTGTCGACAAGCAGTGAATCCTCGGCTGACGACGGTTGTGAGACTGACGAGGAAGATATGCCGTACCTCACTTTCGTCGATCCGGTCGTTCCTGATTTTGTGCCAAAGATGTCAGACCTCTTGAATGTGAAGTATAGCAATGCCGACCAGAACACGATCTTTGAGACTGCCGAAGCTGCTAATCGACTTACTGGCGGTGGCAACGTTCCTAAAGACAACACACTCCCTCGCACCCAAGCGCAGCGAAGGGCTTTCGTCAAGGCCGTGTTCAACGCGGTGAAGAGCACTGAGCATGCGGAGGATAATCCGGGCATGATCAGGCCGTTCGCGGAAGGCAAATACTCGGATCGTCGAATTGAGGTTTTGGCCTGGAACATTTTGCATACTTGCGTTGTCCGCCATACGACCGGTGCTTTGTTGGCGCCGTTCgaggtgaagaagaagggtacCACCGAATTGGCCACTTTCGCTGACCGCATGGCGAAGGTCATTGAATGCCTTACT ACCCAGAAAACGATTTGCAAACACTTGCTCGACCCTTACTATCTGTTCCAGTTTGTCGACGATCCGGTCGCCTCTCAGAAGCGTGTCCTTGCGAACAAGAACCTTAACAAACGCAAAGGCGATATCATGAATGCTGGCAAGCGTATTATGAGCAAATCCAGCATTGCCGGCTCGCCACAGAGCAAAATCGACGATTCTTTTGCCAGTGAAACACCGTCGAGCTTCGGACTTCCCCATGAAATGACTCCCTCCAGCAGTCAGGAAGTAAACGATTCAGAGCAGACCATCACCCCCGACGGAACCATCAATGAAATCATTATGGCACGCAACTTCAACACGGCCTCTCCTGCGGCTCGTCGCGCCTCGCTCAACCTGGGACCGGGTGGTAATATCACTCCTCATCACATGCCCCGCAATACTCAACAGTCGTCTCCATCTCCCGCTCCCAAGAGTGGCGCCGCTGCAGCTCATATTCGCAGGTTTCATGAACGTCGTTTGTCCAACCTCGCGGCTCAGCGTCGGGCTCAGAACGCCCGTACCCCAAGTCACTCTCGTAACAACTCGATCGATGGCTCTCTGACCACTAGCTTCTATGCTCCCGAACAGCACCATTTTACAGTTGGAAGTACGCCAGGAAGGCTCAGATCTGAATCTACGAGTACGACTGCCAGTCACAAGCGTCGCGCTTCTGAAGTGGACGATATCGAAGAAATCGCGTCTCCGAAGAAGCGGCATTGA
- a CDS encoding uncharacterized protein (COG:S;~EggNog:ENOG410PPVP;~InterPro:IPR027417) has translation MAAAITSWVLNPIQSLTMSRRRTRELWCALSDDLQKSFPMECVAGKDNINTLKKKIWEEIREKIKNTIPHYSDLKLYSPVVQLNHEEEFDVKDGEFLHPRRMITSNPLFPESKDPNVDIVVVSGGATPQKRKRSESQGVNIPRTLPIAEYQLICPRERTVSKLAATLDDMNIVHVRGTPASGKTRLSELLRDYYRKEGRKVSLIKEWEKLNHNNPWNSLVRLVEKWNDEAQDTPTTTSQSEQDLSWVLTSNTVILVDEAQTTYNDAALWNTIFKERLTPNVYKFRLCLFCSYGSPAAGPDPTFFTPVKFSDEQRISLTPQNQQDSPPIGLFYDQEEFRDVISRLLTFHYEETFKFDEGALEYIFAVTNGHPGAVTSIVDVIYEAYRHDIKRGCIRTLTEDHVIWFLEDTATVFDKLRSKPVNRSFPDISRATNGISVILSKITEGSIPFDINDASIKFCYQKGWIHRVALDGGDVAVLPSRLHEKYVEYWIGKMSMPLPARFDSLPKLCKEVLGEFSITILRHSAEGKKISTASQPRPVEAQYQDEFHRGFVHLAGLGVPISSEWSRTKDGRVDFYIPEKKWAIELLRDHNRVDEHISRFKEGGKYHPWLKENMIKDWIIIDCATSLPTKEFSEPRLWHAVFINDYSELRLYNHQKALIMSVHLHI, from the exons atggccgccgccatcaccagctgggtgctcaatccaatccaatctttgacaatgtctcgacggCGTACTCGCGAGTTATGGTGCGCTTTATCCGATGATCTTCAGAAGTCATTTCCTATGGAATGTGTTGCAGGCAAAGATAATATCAACactctcaaaaagaagatctGGGAAGAAATCAGGGAAAAAATCAAAAATACCATACCTCACTACAGTGATCTCAAGCTCTACAGCCCTGTGGTGCAACTCAATCatgaagaggagtttgatgtgaaagatggtgaattcctacatccacgccgaatgatcacgtccaacccactcttccctgaaagcaaggatccaaatgtggatattgttgttgtgagcggagGTGCCACTCCACAgaaacggaagcgctctGAATCACAAGGTG TAAATATACCTCGGACACTGCCCATCGCAGAGTATCAGTTGATATGCCCTCGAGAGCGTACAGTGTCAAAACTTGCGGCCACTTTGGATGACAtgaacatagtccatgtgcgtggaactccagccagcGGTAAAACACGTCTCTCCGAGCTTTTGAGGGACTACTATcgcaaagagggaagaaaggtTTCCTTGATCAAGGAATGGGAAAAACTTAATCACAATAATCCTTGGAATAGTCTTGTCAGACTTGTTGAAAAATGGAATGATGAAGCACAGGACACTCCCACCACAACTTCACAATCAGAACaggatctctcttgggttttgacatcaaacactGTGATTcttgtggatgaggcacagacAACCTACAATGATGCTgcgctctggaacacaatcttCAAAGAGAGACTAACCCCTAATGTTTACAAAtttcgactatgtcttttctgctcttacggTAGTCCAGCAGCAGGCCCAGATccaacattcttcactccagtcaAGTTTTCTGACGAACAACGCATCTCATTGACACCACAAAACCAGCAAGactcaccacctattggtCTATTTTATGACCAAGAAGAGTTCAGGGATGTCATTTCACGATTGCTTACATTTCATTATGAAGAGACATTCAAgtttgatgaaggtgccctggagtatatatttgcagtaacaaatggccatccaggagcggtGACATCGATAGTTGATGTAATTTACGAG GCCTATCGCCATGACATCAAGCGTGGATGTATCaggaccttgacagaagatcatgtcatctggttcctggaggacactGCCACAGTTTTTGACAAACTAAGAAGCAAGCCAGttaatcgctcttttccagATATATCAAGAGCTACAAATGGAATCTCAGTCATATTGAGCAAAATTACagaaggaagtattccatttgatatcaatgatgcaagcatcaagttctgttaccagaaaggttggattcacagggtagctctggatggtggtgatgttgcagttctgccatcgcgcttacatgaaaa atatGTTGAATATTGGATTGGCAAAATGTCAATGCCCCTTcctgccagatttgactcactaccgaaattatgcaaagaaGTTCTGGGTGAATTCTCCATCACAATCCTGAGGcattcagctgagggcaaaaagatatcaactgcatcacaacccagacctgtggaagccCAATATCAGGATGAATTTCACAGGGGATTTGTCCACCTAGCTGGGCTAGGCGTACCaatatccagtgaatggtcaagaactaaggacggtcgagtggatttctatatcccagaaaagaaatgggcgattGAATTATTGAGAGATCACAATAGagttgatgaacatatctctcgattcaaggagggtggaaaatatcatccctggctaaAAGAGAATATGatcaaggattggatcataatcgactgtgcgacttctttgccaaccaaag AGTTCTCTGAGCCTAGGCTGTGGCATGCtgtattcatcaatgattattctgaattgcggctgtataaccatcagaaagctcttattatgtctgtgcatctacatATTTGA
- a CDS encoding uncharacterized protein (COG:S;~EggNog:ENOG410PPW9), which yields MDQGQGPSLLEYARFHGMATPSSTVNPLEYIDQILENSFASKDEPSPASNGHTTTPWESIERELNSEKLNLSKNDARLLSTVIHMRAEHVEMNWDDCLSSSPKIEFLKVELPVLTTHHESDLTTLTSSVHSGRGNEALSLLQTCLPYSLPKSYTSFNIGHEVEENAKKERLNCTKESFLLIQNTRKCGDIGPAMDCLKAYSQAYQQAFRESGPPLTPIDFDELYSPSPSLKPQMLPSPASSNPTKRYESPLCLQKAGRLVSIPLEFGDEGGTRARGFENKESSNAQREEEVRSFQECSISVGHASSGFRELENTEDLFNPPDSTWRLAQAMVSTGLDVELAPDRGSSARRHSTSFPSNLLSDPCFTYQETVNDRDIGVGHSVEVEQGTQDLAEGQILETPNAAETSHGGNTESTVIKRNWCESNTRANKQPTRANDSFNNAISIPRGPALFTETCRQQAQELLNQPSNRQQKRKKARDDHKLKEKQHRDGGKGAAVRPPAQSQGADSSSPFTALGSLPAFMETRGIAPKRRVNAESPYLAIKSQQPIDRTEPQEPMVVVSDEYAEPVIQGEERAAIKANTPAFHHIPPFSRNNQEPPLLFLSTSLLKSHLRLTRTLENITDPPPTLIYRDNDNKTIINHDLQHEADIIISPSTGIILTTSQATTQLYLPGHKPTHPHLDGIKGINSPLRECIMVLAPRYERLYVLVSHAGGTAKKQLTADERTLASISSLTAFCNSISEYSTIIPLIVAPSAPETMAQWILGLAYKHSFQLPETSAPRSIGFTPINPGVNKPRLDPAMIETETKSEICLRRAGLNPFAAQVVLLVLRREEEKLGLAYDQDTVLALSSFTEMSTESRRRLFAGLIGERVLQRVEAIMDDWQCDWALKFDAV from the exons ATGGATCAAGGACAAGGGCCATCCCTTCTCGAATACGCCCGTTTTCATGGAATGGCAACGCCATCCTCCACTGTCAACCCTCTAGAATATATCGACCAGATACTCGAGAACAGCTTTGCCTCCAAAGATGAACCTTCGCCTGCTTCAAATGGTCACACCACGACTCCTTGGGAGTCCATCGAGCGAGAGCTTAACAGCGAAAAGCTCAATCTGAGCAAGAATGACGCCCGACTTCTCTCAACGGTGATTCATATGAGAGCAGAGCACGTGGAAATGAATTGGGACGACTGCCTTTCATCATCACCTAAAATTGAGTTTCTCAAAGTCGAGCTTCCTGTCCTTACGACCCATCATGAATCGGATCTGACGACCCTAACGAGCTCTGTCCACTCGGGCCGGGGAAATGAGGCACTGTCGTTGCTGCAGACCTGCCTGCCATATTCCCTGCCAAAGTCCTATACAAGCTTCAATATCGGCCACGAGGTCGAGGAAAATGCCAAGAAGGAGAGACTAAATTGTACCAAAGAGTCCTTCCTTCTGATTCAGAACACTAGGAAGTGTGGGGATATTGGCCCAGCTATGGATTGTCTCAAGGCTTATTCACAGGCATATCAG CAGGCGTTTCGCGAATCGGGTCCTCCTCTCACTCCAATCGACTTCGACGAGTTGTACAGTCCATCGCCTAGCCTGAAGCCGCAGATGCTGCCCAGTCCCGCTTCCTCAAATCCTACAAAACGATACGAATCACCACTCTGCTTACAGAAGGCGGGCAGGCTGGTATCAATACCCTTAGAGTTCGGTGATGAGGGAGGTACAAGGGCACGGGGTTTTGAAAACAAGGAGTCTTCCAATGCGCAACGCGAAGAGGAAGTGAGGTCTTTTCAAGAATGCTCGATATCCGTTGGGCACGCGTCTTCTGGTTTCAGAGAGCTGGAAAACACAGAAGATCTATTTAACCCGCCAGATTCGACTTGGAGGCTCGCGCAAGCTATGGTTTCAACAGGGCTCGACGTTGAACTCGCTCCTGACCGTGGTTCCAGTGCACGTCGACACTCTACATCCTTTCCGTCTAATCTCCTGTCGGATCCTTGCTTCACATATCAAGAGACAGTGAACGATAGAGACATTGGCGTTGGTCATTCGGTTGAGGTTGAACAAGGAACCCAAGATCTCGCTGAAGGGCAAATTTTAGAAACGCCAAATGCGGCTGAGACCAGCCATGGAGGTAATACAGAGAGTACGGTTATTAAAAGGAACTGGTGCGAGTCGAACACGAGAGCAAATAAGCAACCTACCAGAGCAAACGATAGCTTCAATAATGCGATATCCATACCTAGAGGACCGGCGCTCTTTACCGAGACTTGCCGCCAACAAGCACAAGAACTTCTGAATCAACCGTCAAATCGTCaacagaaaaggaagaaggcaAGAGATGATCACAAGCTAAAAGAAAAGCAACACAGAGATGGAGGAAAGGGAGCAGCAGTGCGACCTCCAGCACAAAGCCAGGGCGCAGActcatcatcgccattcACCGCACTGGGCTCTTTACCTGCTTTTATGGAAACAAGAGGCATAGCGCCTAAGCGACGAGTCAACGCAGAGAGTCCTTATTTAGCAATAAAGAGTCAGCAGCCGATCGATCGAACGGAGCCTCAAGAGCCCATGGTCGTGGTATCGGATGAATACGCAGAACCAGTGATACAAGGCGAGGAACGAGCTGCTATCAAAGCAAACACTCCTGCATTTCATCATATTCCCCCATTTTCAAGGAACAACCAAGAACCCCCATTGCTCTTCCTATCAACATCACTCCTCAAGTCACATCTCCGATTGACACGAACCCTCGAAAATATAACAGATCCACCACCCACGCTCATATACCGGGACAACGACAATAAgaccatcatcaaccacgACCTCCAACACGAAGcagacatcatcatctctcCATCAACGGGTATAATCCTGACAACGTCCCAAGCTACGACACAGCTATACCTCCCCGGTCACAAACCCACTCATCCCCATCTAGACGGCATCAAGGGTATCAATTCACCTCTCCGGGAATGCATCATGGTCTTAGCCCCGCGATATGAACGCCTCTACGTCCTCGTCAGCCACGCTGGAGGAACAGCTAAGAAGCAGCTCACGGCCGACGAGCGAACATTGGCATCCATTTCATCGCTCACGGCATTCTGCAACTCCATCTCGGAATATTCAACCATTATCCCGCTGATAGTTGCGCCATCTGCACCGGAGACTATGGCGCAATGGATCCTTGGGCTTGCTTATAAGCATTCGTTTCAACTACCGGAGACCAGTGCGCCGCGGAGTATTGGCTTCACACCTATCAATCCGGGCGTCAACAAGCCCAGGCTTGATCCAGCGATGATTGAAACTGAGACGAAAAGTGAGATTTGCCTCCGTCGTGCTGGATTGAACCCGTTTGCTGCGCAGGTTGTTTTGCTTGTTCTGAggcgggaagaagagaagctAGGCTTAGCTTATGATCAGGACACGGTTCTAGCACTATCGAGCTTTACGGAGATGTCAACTGAGTCGCGAAGACGTCTATTTGCAGGGCTCATTGGGGAGAGGGTGCTGCAGAGAGTAGAGGCTATAATGGATGACTGGCAATGTGACTGGGCGCTCAAGTTCGATGCTGTGTAA
- the HSP10 gene encoding GroES family chaperonin (BUSCO:EOG09265H9T;~COG:O;~EggNog:ENOG410PPNQ;~InterPro:IPR018369,IPR020818,IPR011032,IPR037124;~PFAM:PF00166;~go_function: GO:0005524 - ATP binding [Evidence IEA];~go_process: GO:0006457 - protein folding [Evidence IEA]) — translation MSVLRNVKSLVPLFDRVLVQRVKPETKTASGIFLPESSVKEQNVAKVLAVGPGAVDINGNKVPVSVAPGDHVLTPPFGGSPVKVGEEDYTLYRDSEILAKINGE, via the exons ATG TCTGTCCTCCGTAACGTTAAGAGCCTTGTCCCTCTCTTCGACCGTGTCCTGGTCCAGCGCGTCAAGCCCGAGACCAAGACTGCCTCGGGTATCTTCCTCCCCGAGAGCAGCGTCAAGGAGCAGAACGTTGCCAAGGTTCTCGCTGTTGGCCCCGGTGCCGTTGACATCAATGGCAACAAGGTCCCCGTTAGCGTCGCTCCTGGTGACCACGTCTTAACTCCTCCG TTCGGTGGTAGCCCCGTCAAGGTTGGCGAGGAAGACTACACTCTCTACCGGGACTCTGA GATCCTTGCCAAGATCAACGGCGAGTAA